In Conger conger chromosome 9, fConCon1.1, whole genome shotgun sequence, the genomic stretch gtttcatccctggtgatgctctgccaggcctctactgcaactgtcttcagttcctgcttgttcttggggcattttcccttcagttttgtcttcagcaagtgaaatgcatgttcaatcggattcaggtcaggtgattgacttggccattgcataacattccacttctttgccttaaaaaactctttggttgctttcacagtatgctttgggtcattgtccatctgcactgtgaagcgccgtccaatgagttctgaagcatttggctgaatatgagcagataatattgcccgaaacacttcagaattcatcctgctgcttttgtcagcagtcacatcatcaataaatacaagggaaccagttccattggcagccatacatgcccacgccatgacactaccaccaccatgcttcactgatgaggtggtatgttttggatcatgagcagttcctttccttctccatactcttctcttcccatcattctggtacaagttgatctttgtctcatctgtcaataggatgttgttccagaactgtaaaggcttttttagatgttgtttggcaaactctaatctggtcttcctatGTTTGAGGCttaccaatggtttacatcttgtggtgaaccctctgtattcactctggtgaagtcttctcttgattgttgactttgacacacatgcacctacctcctggagagtgttcttgatctggccaactgttgtgaaggggtttttcttcaccagggaaataattcttctgtcatccaccacagttgttttccatggtcttccgggtcttttggtgttgctgagctcaccggtgcgttctttctttttaagaatgttccaaacagttgatttggccacacctaatgtttttgctatctctctgatgggtttgttttgatttttcagcctaatgatggcttgcttcactgatagtgacaggtctttggatctcatattgagagttgacagcaacagattccaaatgcaaatagcacacttgaaatgaactctagaccttttatctgctccttgtaaatgataatgagggaataacacacacctggccatggaatagctgagcagccaattgtcacattaacttttggtcccttaaaaagtgggaggcacatatagaaactgttgtaattcctacaccgttcacctgatttggatgtaaataccctcaaattaaagctgaaagtctgcagttaaagcatatcttgttcgttttatttcaaatccattgtggtggtgtatagagccaaaaagatgagaattgtgtcgatgtcccaatatttatggacctgactgtatacaACCGGTATGAGACAGAACTAAACATACTGCAGTGAAAACATACTCCATATGTCCCATGTTCTGATTCAGAAAAGATTAATATCTTCATATAACCACAAAAGGCATCTGAAGTaccacaaaatattttaatattatttgtatatattaCTTAAAATCTAAATCCAGAATTGTAACTATGCACAAGCTACACATAAGCTAGACATGAACTGCACAACGCAGCTGGcggactgcagagtgaaagtGGTGGCTTCCCAACATTTCTGGGCAGAGCATTTGAGCTTGCTGAAGGTCAATGCAGTAATTGCAATCAGCTAACAAACACAATTGGTGTTCCCAtgacaaaaaacattaaaatgaagtaGCCAGTTCAGTATCCCTTTAAGTAAACGAACACTGACATCTGCTGGTCCATCTCAAGTAATGCAACTTAATAATTGTATCATTCCTCAAAAACAAATTTCTCTGCAGTAATTTTTGCCGGCCAGCATGATCTGTCAGAGCTGTTGCTAAAATAAACTATTCGCCTTGTCATCCTGAACACACAGGATCGGCCACAACTGCTGATGTAAGTGGACTTTAATATATATGtaaaatttctttattttataatcCAGGTCAGAGTTACGTTGGCAACAGGACAAGCAGCGCAGCCCAAACGTCCCTCTCCCTGGCAACTACTTCTATCTCCTCCCAGGTGGACATGGCTGGAACGCGTGCCCAGACCAGGAAGTGCTGATCCAAATCCGAACAACATCATCCTTAGCTGTAAACCATTCCAGTACACATAGAAGGTTGCTGTATGATGAGGCAAGAAGGACAACATCAACTGCAAACAACAGAGATGTCACCCCTATGTCCCTAAACCAGACACACTCCAGCCCTCTGCTGCAGCTTGGGGTCCTGTCCATGAATCCCAGGAACAGGAGTCCCTCACCCAAATGGAACAAGCTTGTATTAATGCCGAGAATGTAAACACAGCTCTCGGTCAGAGTTTACAGAAACCAAATGGCAACCCCAGCACCCCGTACTCCCGCAGCGCcgtctccaagtccacaaaatacatttagacTGGATAAGCAAATTGTAATGCCCGCTAAAATCGGCAAGAGTGTAAAAAGTTGCCAGGGGCCATGCAACATTGTTCCTCCTGAAAATGAGGTTTGACTTTCAGCCAGAACCTCCTTTCTAGCACCTTGGCATAGATCTGGCCAGGGAGGCTGTATGTGGTCTCCATCTTTAAGAAAAGGAACCAAAGGGTGTGTTCCAATTATGTCTAGGTGTGCTCATAACTTACATATGACTTTTAATATCAATGCCAACTCTACCATGGGCTTTGCAGCTCATATAATTTTTAGAGAGCAGTAATGTTTAATAACTATAGGAACTGGGTAGGAGCAACTAACATATGTATTAtgtggaatacattttttattctaaTGACCAGTTTATATTCCCATATTCTCAGTTATCAAACAGTAAAAGCAATAACATTTTAACACTATAATAATCCAGCACTTCAAGTAATtgatatacagtcagtgagcactctattaggtatttattagacttctactgttgtAGTCTATTCacgtagagttatgatgcgttgcatgttcagaggtgcactgttgtaatgtgtggttatttgcattactgtcaacttcctgtcagctttcctgacctgtatctatatgattgtatgcattgcactgctgccacacaattggctgattggataatcaCATAAAAATCATTTACTGACCCCTAGGCTatgcatgtttaaaaatgtaactccTCTAAATCCATGAACTAGAATACAAGCCAAATTAGAACAAACAAATTCATGCTTGTACATTATTATTGAACAATTTACTATGGGTATCATAAAAATGCAATGGTCACTTttttgtgtatatgtttgtgtatattgcACAAATGAtgtgttacatttttgtaatgaaatacAATGTAGAATATTTCAACTGCATTGCATATGTTATGCATTTGTTGTGTAACCTTGGGTGCCATTTTTGGCCAGGTCACCCTTGGAAAGGAGAtattgaacaaaaacaaagagtaaattttaaaaaaaagaaattgattaTATGCAATATTTGCAACATTAAGATGGGCAAACAACTGCAAAGGAAATACAAATGAATGCACTTACAGCATTGGAGTTGGTCTGTTGGAAATAAAACTGGATCTCATGTGTGGCTTTTTTACTCCTGCCAGGCGTAGGGAGTAATTTTTAGTTTCTGAGTAGTTCAGAGGCCCACCTTGTTCAGATTCATTGAACATTTTCTACCATTGTCAGTTCAATCCCGGCATTCGATTGGGAAGATGTACATTCCAGTGAGTATACCCTTCCTCTCTTACAGACCTTTTCCAGGATCTTGAAGAGACACCTACGGAATCTTTTGTTTACAAATCCATAAAGAATGGGATTCAGACAGGTGTGTATAAAGGCCAGGCTCTCTGTGATGCTGATCGCAAAGTCTAGCCTTTGGCTGGTGGAGCAATCGGAAAACACATGGATGTCTTGAAGGGAGTGTAAAAATAAGACTAGATTGTACGGGAACCAGAGCACAAAGAAGACCGTAACCAAGGCAACTGCCAGCTTCAAAGTCCTGGACTTCTTTCCCACCTTAAATTTAAGCGCAATGCAGTAGATGCTCAGATAGAAGAAAAGCATTGCCAGGAAGGGTATGAGAAATCCTATAATGTTCATTTGGAACTTGATGAAAATTCTCCACAGTGACATGTGCTCACCTCCGAAATCATGTGAGCACGTCTTCGTCCCATTAAACTCTTGCAGCTTCACAAAGTTCAGATCTGGAGCTGCAGCCAAAAAAGAGACAGCCCACACTACAATGCACATCACATAGCTCTTAGGCAATATTCTAAAGCTGTTTGTAGGCCAGGCCCAGACAATATAGAGATATCTATCCAGGCTGATGCATGTAATAAAATAGATGCTGCTGTACAAGTTGACTGTGTAAATCAATGTGATTGTCTTGCACCCAACGTCACCAAACATCCACTCCGAACGGGCGTAGGCTGCCCAAAATGGGAGCGTCACTGCAAATAGAATGTCAGATGCAGCCATATTTAGAAGATATATAGATGCTGCACTAGAACATTTGATGTACTTGACCAAAATAAAGACCAGAAGTGTGTTTCCCACAACGCCAAGAGCGCACACAAAGGCATAAAAAACAGGCAGGAAGATCCTGCTGAATGCCTTCACATGCGTTTTCTCACACGGTGCATAGCTCTGGTGAGAGTCATCAGAAAGAGCATAGtagtaattgtaataataatcagAACCATATTCTTGAGGGGAAGCCACTGTCACAGTGATGTCAGGCTCTGGCATAATTGCATCGAAGTACACAGCTGAAATGAAAGGAGTCAAGAATTAGGTTTCAGTCACATTGTAATAGTTGCAAAATAGGCAGCTTCTGTTGAATGGATACAAAAACTTCTGCTAGATACGAGTTCAACATCACAAGTCTCATTTCATGACCAAAAACCACCTATTTAGAGCCCTGTGAGAAATAATGCATAAATTAACTGCTACAGTAAATCTTCATTCACGAGAACAGGGCGTGGATTTTATAACAAGTCTTCATTATAAAATAGGCGGGTCAAAGAGGCCTGCAAAGAAGTACCTGCAAACGGAATCTGCAGGGGTAAGGCAGTTTGTGGTTAATAGTCCAGACAATGGGTCAACTCTCCAGCAAACAGGCACAATAcggataatccaaaatgtagccgtggtcacaggcgaagggtcgaCAACAGGCGGGCTATGCAGACAAAAAAAGAATCCGAAAACAAAAGCCGATATACAAAAACAGGTCGATAAACTACGGTTCAATATTAAAGAGACGTGAAAATCAAAACGCAGAAGTCGGAGACAAAACAGGTTGTAACAGTGATCAATCAGAAAACACTGGCGAGTATAGTcttgacacataacaatctggcagagaactaacaaaacagacaggttttTATAGAGGAATAAAGACAGGAAATCAATCAGGTGTGCACTATAAcaagtgaaaacaggtgaaatgaatgaatggggaTGCACAGAGGATAATAAACAACTTAGACAAAAcctagacaatgaaaaacacataacCTGACAAGCTGTCACGATGGGttgaacagaggaaccaatagcagacacTGGGATGtgagaaaatggcaggtttaatagcaGGAGGATAatgggcagacagagcgtattcaaaaacaggcagagttaaaAAACCAGGAGGTCAAtccaaacaaggcagaggtacagatatccacaaaacgagtccagagaagcaggcaggggtcataaacgagaatccagaaaacaaaaactagggcaagggctcgggaacaaggaggctaaaACTGGGGTAAAGGAATATAAGGGCTCGGGACTCGAAAAGCAGGATAAGACGAACTAGCCAAGTGCAACtgagaaggacaggtataaatacacaggggaatgagacaacccaggctgggagtgagggcggtctaacaaataatcAGGCGagaaacatgaaagggtaataatacaataatgagggggaaacaaaaacgtggactggattcacaaagacacacaggtaacacaaacggctccagactagggagtagacaattgcacagaattaaGGAACatagtgataggggagagcaggtaCGAACATGTCGCTGAATTGAGGCAAGCaatttagggatagaacagggaggcggagttatagagcagtattgaagtagaggtagatttagtctgttagttacgtgattaaattacaaatacccaaaactagtgaatgttagtttgttagacgaacatattagtctgttaatataattagtactgtacaaattctatgttagttgggattagtaaatctacaaacatgaaatggagagaaaactGGAAGTAAGAAAaagcgagactgagaaggaatcgtgggaaaccagaAAGTTCAAAAACCACCCGAATAATGAATCATGAAGACAGGGAAGTCACTCGGGCTCAGAACAAAATagtcacagacatcacagggggaAAACAAGTGCAacgactaatgaatgtaaacagaaaaccagacatgaattaaaaataataaattgacaaaaacacagaataaactaacagacagaaatgaGGATCATAACAtaaacaagacaaacactttggggcctttcccctgtgcctccctcaAGTGAGATGACACTGATTGTGgtaatatatactgtaattccaCACAACAACCAACCAAAATTTGACTTTAAAGACCACCGAAAGTTCTAAAGACCTGCTAGACATAGCACAAAGTTaagagcaagaaataaaaagtaagcTGCTAGATATAACTCAaagtaatacaaaataaaaataataaaaacataaaaataaaaacagaagaaaataattaaaacaataaaaacattataaaaataGGGAGATAATAATAAAAGCTGTGCTGCTAGATAAAGGCTAGGTAGGTTTTCAGTTGCCGCTTAAAAATGTCCTCTGAGCTGTTCTGATATTAATTGGCAGGCTGTTCCATAATTTATGGGCATAATAATTAAAAGCAGCATCCCCGATTTTTAGAAAAGTAAAAGGATCTAAAAATCAATTCTACACATACCGTTGTGTTCCTGCTTTCTCTTCAGTGGAATGTGAGTTACTTCCTTCTCCAGACAAAAGCCCTCACTGGAGTAATGCATACCAGGCTACAGGAAAtgtgtttcctttcattttgatttttttttgacagGGAGTTCACCGCCCTTCTGCTTATTTTTTTGGTGCAGTTGTTTATACAGAGGGAGCGTAGAGAGCATAGAAAgcaccatggggggggggggggggaagagataTACATTTTGTTACGTATGGTTCGGaagacccaaacgcagaccaagGAGCATCCAAAAACATagtctttattcagtccaagtcacaagccaagagatcacaaGACAGGGTGCCAAATCAAGATGCAAAAGAAAGGCAGGGGTCGAAATTCAGGAGATCAGAGAACTGAGGTTCaaaaagggctaggcaaaatCAAAGTTGATGAAAGCAGaagaataaagtaaaaaaaaacaaataaacagatgGGCAAACAAATTAAAGGGGCTAGGCAAATTCGAAAATTAGACAAgaaaattacaataataataataataataataataataataataataataataataattataaatccTATTCACCAACCCCGGTGAATAGgatttacacaaataaaaaagaacacaaataaaaaacacccGCCACCTGaatctccctgcaacactcctAAATCCCACTCTACTCCCTTATCTCTCAAATCTTTGACCAAAATTCCTCTCTCCAAGTTGTATTTTGGAAAAATTATCATTATATGCTCAACAGTTTCTTCTTGAGTGCAGAAATCACATCTCCCACTGTTATGTTTTTTCATTAACCATAATGTATCATTTAGGCCAGTATGTCCAAACCACAATCTTGAAATTACAATCTCCTCTCTTCTACTCCTTCCTGCCTTTCTCATCTTTCCAACTCTTTTTTGGATTTTATAAAAATGGTGTCCTGTCCTTTCATTATCCCATAGATTTTGCCATCttttcttaatttctttttaaatcaagaaAACACTGGCAGGGGGTAGGATTAGTATCTCCTTCACTGCTGTTAAATTGAATAGGTGCTCACTGTTAGGATTATTATAATTAGTTCCCATGTAATTAGCTGTGCTGCTCCAAATAAGatcaatatacaatatttaagGTGAGATAAGCAGCATTTAATTGTTTGGAGTTAAGGTCTGTTGAATAGAATCAACAGAATTTATTTAGCATAAGGGTAATAGTGCAATCTACATTTCTATTTCATTGAGATATTGTTCTCTGCcatcatttaaaaagaaatattacCTGAAagaggggctttttttttttttttagctcccTTCTATATTTTACAAgccaagattttttttcttgtgattAAAGTTTCCTGTTTTCTGCTCACCAAGCATTCAAAAGGTCAGCTTATTCCAACAAAGCTTCATAAATCCATGAAGGATATGAATCCTATCAGATCTGCAGAGACAGCAAAGGCCAAATTAACTTGGAATTAGTCATTTTACAATAGCATCAACCTGCTTATGATTTCCAATTTTCTTTTCCTCATGGCAATCATGCTTGTGGTTTAGAAAATCCTGTTGTGGGAGAGGGGGTAAAAAAAACTGGTCTGTGGTAGACAGGAGAAAGGGGATTCCCATAGCATTAAATGATTGATTTATCCAAGTGTACTCACTGGTCATGGCTGTAGGTTCTTGTGAGGACTGTGTGACTTTGGGTGAGTGGGAAAGACCAGAGAGAGGCCTGTTCCCTACTGAGACGCTCTTACAGAGGACTGTTTAAAGTGCATACAgtatttgttattttcagtGAGACCTGGCCAGTGGCATGTctttggtgtgtttgttttgtttttgtgcccTACATGGTACCCAGGAAAGTGAAAGAAAATGCAGTTCATGTTCATGAAATTGCatttcatgcaaataaaatgtttccatAGTAATTTCTGGCACACACTAGGACTAATTTATCGCCGAACGAATTTGATCGTAAATCGTTAGGAGAAGCATGTATATACACAATGTTACGATTGTTGGTAAAAGCCGTGACGAAAGGGAAACAACACAACAAGGTAAcgtttgaaataaaaaagtttgtTTAATTAAAGCAGGTAATTTTTGTGTGTACGTCTGCGTGTATAGTGTGAGTATGGGAAATGTGCATGGATGCACGTGTAAGTAAATGTGATGTGAAATGTCtagaacaaaaagaaaaccaacCTGCCCCACCTACCGGCCAGCTCCTGTAACTGCAATACAATACAAGCAGAGGTAACAACGAGTAGGAGGAATAATGACCTACTCAGGGCTCAGGACTCAAACGAATGTGTGAGCATGTCACAAGTGCTCTGACCTGATTGTATTGTGTGTAAAGctcattttgtgcttttattgaatgaatggaataaaaaGTATATATTGCTGTCACCCTCTAGGTGGTTCCAGACAGTCATGTCTCTGCTTTAATTTGGCCAAGTGGCCACTGACCTTCCCATGTGGCGATGTGCCATTTGTGAgcgatttttcttttttgcctccCATTTAATGTCAAACCACTTTCAttttacctgttgcatagtgcATGGAACGTGAGTCGGAGTTTGCAACAGTTATATCTGAAGCCAGGCTTCAGTCTTCTCCAGCTCTGACAATCCACTGCTTacacataaaatatgtttttggcaTGTACTTCTATTAACAGCACTTCAAACTCCATTTTCTATCTTTAAATAGCCTGCAATGGAATTCCAAGCTCTTTATATGATATTTTAGGGctgtaaatacatacacatcaGGAAAAAAACCCTTTTTTGATAAATCCGGCGGAATTTCTGATTGCACATAAATGTACCTATAAATTCACAAAAACTTGAATAAATAAAGCCTACTTTCACTACCAAAACACAATGTCTTTCCTGCCCCAGACCTTGTTTTTCTGTTAAAGATTAATGAAACTATGATTTatgtcaatatttgcattacagatACAGAAATATGTGCTTGCCTAATCATTCCACATGTTCAGCATGAGAAATTACTTTCTGCATGCggaatgcgggtgtaatcattGCCGATTGTGGTCATCTACgtggagagctatttaagtcgcttcctggcactgctctgggctTTGGCGTTTCATTTTGACATGTACACTAAGTCGGTAAAGAGTTAGCTGGAGGACTGAATTGGTGTTAGTCTGGAAAGGCATACAGTAACCTCTTTAGAATTAATTAGAAGATAGGGACTAGTAGTTTGGCTTTTCTTTGGTTGAGGGTTCTTCAATTTATAGGAGCAAACGGTGGAGTCTAGCCTTATTGAGACTCTTCCATTGACAAATCTCGTTTTTCCCTGACCCTTATCTCTCAGGTCTTTTTAAGTCACTGTTTTCACGCGAGACTCGCCCGTTTCGGGCAGTCCGTGCTAGTTTGCACATACCCTGTTCGACCGATTATGCggttttgtttcagttggcattttgtcaggttttttttttttctttttctgtttttttcccctctcctctaGCAGCCGCACATATTTCCGAGGGGTTCCCATATTATTtcagtggttatccaacttatcgttggtaactttgtgatcccgtCCTGCTCattcttggtctcccgcccccaCTCCCTCACAAGTTCTTAAGATGACAAATAAGATATTCTATACAGCTATCAAATCATGTTTACTCTGTATACTAAAATGTTGAATTGTTTTACTGgtaatgtttaaaaacaatCAATGGTGATATTTTCTAAAAGTACTTGTTTAAAGTGTTATTAACAGTTTTTACAATTAAATGCACttccaattaaattaaatgtttaaggatgtgaattacatttttgaatgaaTTCCAGTGGAAAATGGAAAGAATATGACAATTACTGTTAAAGCTCATTATCAGCTATATCAGCGTATACAGACACATTTTGGATCACAATGAGACCAAAATACAGGTGTTTCAATgggttacatttttttaaagtttgcaTGGCCAGTTCCCATAATAACTTCCAACATATGTCAAGAACCAAGAGGATTATTGCTGTTACATATAGTCACAACAAGAAGGCTGTTACACAGTCCTATACTCAGATCACTTACTGTGCTGTAACATTATCCTCACACACGtgagtattttagtcttatataaGGATAAGGGCATATGTTGCTGGAGGCAAAGTGAACCAGAGACTGAATACATAATGCATGTGCTTAGTAACTTACCAAGAGGATGTATCTGTAGCCTGCACAGAAGTACAAAGAGATAAAGCATTtagacacacaaatgtatggttttttttaatagatCTACTGCTTGTCATCGTCTGTTTTACTTGACCCCTTAGTCCTTCAGCTCTGCATACCACAGCACAGTTATAAGCGGCACATTCTGTTCTAACCCATCAGGCACGTTTCCGTCACTTGCCACAACGCAGTCAGGAACACCCATTAAGTTACGTCACGTAACATAGCTTTAGTTGCATTCTGGGAAGTGGGGTTTTAGGAGATAAGCGTAGGCATTTTTTCTCTCAATAGCAAATCAAATCCGCAGGACTGGATCAATTgtctaaatataaatatatttgtaacaaataaaatagtatCATTATTAAATAATGACTCTGTTCATATGATTAAAGGTCAACTTGAATTTGCTTGAAGAACTACATTCACACAACACGCCGAAGCGGTCAGACCCATTACATAGGTATATAGATGTTGGGtacgttcttttttttttttagtgattttgtttttcatatgttacaatcaatgttaaatgaatagtaaaaaaaatcttaatattaataatacttAATACTGTATCGCATTGCACGAAATAATCAATTCAAAAGAAAGTTACGTCACACTTGCTTTCATAAGAGTTACATCACGTCGAACCACGACTGCATGCCGGTAACTTTGTCTGAAAACCGGGAGGCGTGACTTCATTCAGCACTTTATATCGAAGGATTCTACATTAGCTAGCATCTTCATCAATATAGCAGGTAAGTCTATTGCCAGTGtatagattctttttttttcatcttaaaattgtGAATGTATATGTTTTCGTACGGTTCCGCTAGCATTTTTCCACTATGAAGCGTTTAAAACTATTATGCTTCGTGAAATCTGAAATCGCTCCCTAAACACACGAGAAACATACGTAGCCTATAGGCCAAATAACCGAAATGTTTTAAACTTCAGTGTGAGCCTAATGGGACAGCTACAAGTGTAAATGCATAACATAATTGCTGGTAATAACTGGAATTTTACCAGTCAGTCAACGCACGTCGATTTTAAACCTATTCCTCTTTTTAATTGAGAA encodes the following:
- the LOC133137466 gene encoding atypical chemokine receptor 2, producing MPEPDITVTVASPQEYGSDYYYNYYYALSDDSHQSYAPCEKTHVKAFSRIFLPVFYAFVCALGVVGNTLLVFILVKYIKCSSAASIYLLNMAASDILFAVTLPFWAAYARSEWMFGDVGCKTITLIYTVNLYSSIYFITCISLDRYLYIVWAWPTNSFRILPKSYVMCIVVWAVSFLAAAPDLNFVKLQEFNGTKTCSHDFGGEHMSLWRIFIKFQMNIIGFLIPFLAMLFFYLSIYCIALKFKVGKKSRTLKLAVALVTVFFVLWFPYNLVLFLHSLQDIHVFSDCSTSQRLDFAISITESLAFIHTCLNPILYGFVNKRFRRCLFKILEKVCKRGRVYSLECTSSQSNAGIELTMVENVQ